A section of the Streptomyces sp. NBC_01363 genome encodes:
- a CDS encoding rhodanese-like domain-containing protein: MTSPVSLSPAQAAARLAEFTVIDVRAPGEYASGHVPGALNIPLDRLSEAVPALKSAAARGSLLMVCASGVRSTRACDILAAADIDAVTLSGGTSAWEGEGRDLDHPAGARATWPMERQVRLAAGSLVVAGLLAGVRFPAARWISAGVGSGLVFSAVTNTCGMAAALSKLPYNRAPRSATSLDATLHALQS, from the coding sequence GTGACCAGCCCCGTCTCCCTCTCCCCCGCCCAGGCCGCGGCCCGTCTCGCGGAGTTCACCGTGATCGATGTGCGGGCTCCCGGCGAGTACGCCTCCGGACATGTTCCCGGTGCGCTGAACATCCCGCTGGACCGCCTTTCCGAGGCCGTGCCCGCGCTGAAGTCCGCCGCGGCCCGCGGCTCGCTGCTGATGGTGTGCGCCTCCGGCGTCCGCTCCACGCGGGCCTGCGACATCCTCGCCGCCGCCGACATCGACGCCGTGACGCTCTCCGGCGGCACCTCCGCCTGGGAGGGCGAGGGCCGCGATCTCGACCACCCGGCCGGAGCCCGCGCGACCTGGCCGATGGAGCGTCAGGTCCGGCTCGCCGCCGGTTCGCTCGTGGTGGCCGGCCTGCTCGCCGGGGTGCGCTTCCCCGCGGCGCGCTGGATCTCCGCCGGTGTCGGCTCCGGTCTCGTGTTCTCCGCCGTGACCAACACCTGCGGCATGGCGGCGGCCCTGTCGAAGCTCCCGTACAACCGGGCCCCGCGCTCGGCCACGAGCCTGGACGCCACGCTGCACGCCCTCCAGAGCTGA
- a CDS encoding sulfite exporter TauE/SafE family protein, which produces MTALVVALAAGAVVGLALGGLGGGGSVLAVPALIYLLGFDPAAATTAGLLIVIATSLTGLVAHAREGRVRWRTGGLFAAAGIIPAAVAGALSVRIPSGALTAGFAVLAVVAAVRMLRPRGEPAPQAGDGASAAPAGRVARTGAGLGAVTGFLGVGGGFLVVPALVTVVAVPMTAAVGTSLLVITVNSTAALATRLATPTALDWATIAPFTATAVLGAWDGQRLAAKVSTAALQRIFGAVLLAVAVFMLVDAVT; this is translated from the coding sequence ATGACCGCACTGGTCGTGGCACTGGCCGCCGGTGCGGTGGTCGGCCTGGCACTCGGCGGACTGGGCGGCGGCGGAAGCGTGCTCGCCGTCCCCGCGCTGATCTACCTGCTCGGCTTCGATCCGGCCGCGGCCACCACCGCCGGACTCCTCATCGTCATCGCGACGTCCCTCACCGGGCTGGTCGCCCATGCCCGGGAGGGCCGGGTCCGCTGGCGTACGGGAGGGCTCTTCGCGGCGGCCGGAATCATTCCGGCGGCGGTGGCCGGGGCGCTGTCGGTGCGGATCCCGTCCGGAGCGCTGACCGCGGGGTTCGCCGTGCTCGCGGTGGTCGCCGCGGTACGGATGCTCCGCCCGCGGGGCGAGCCGGCGCCGCAGGCCGGGGACGGTGCAAGCGCCGCGCCCGCCGGACGGGTCGCGCGGACCGGCGCCGGGCTCGGCGCGGTGACCGGGTTCCTCGGCGTGGGCGGCGGGTTCCTCGTGGTACCCGCGCTGGTCACCGTGGTCGCCGTTCCGATGACCGCGGCGGTCGGCACCAGCCTGCTGGTCATCACGGTGAACTCCACGGCTGCGCTGGCCACCCGGCTCGCCACGCCCACCGCGCTGGACTGGGCGACGATCGCCCCGTTCACGGCGACGGCGGTGCTCGGCGCCTGGGACGGGCAGCGGCTCGCCGCGAAGGTGTCCACGGCCGCCCTGCAACGGATCTTCGGCGCGGTACTGCTGGCCGTGGCCGTGTTCATGCTCGTCGACGCCGTGACATGA
- a CDS encoding alpha/beta fold hydrolase, with amino-acid sequence MNSYRHPGIVFTDRYFTVPLDHGDPGGEQIEVFGREAVASGRTDEELPWLVYLEGGPGFGARRFVGAEAWLGRAVREFRVLLLDQRGTGLSTPANRQTLPLRGGPREQADYLAHFRSDNIVRDCELIRPQLTGGEPWTVLGQSFGGFCAVRYLSAAPEGLKAVLITGGLPSLDAHADDVYRAAYPRIERKVAAHYARYPQDAERAREITAHLAEHRPESAGHRLTPEGFQSLGIMLGGGNGSHQLHYLLENAFVRTPLGTELSDTFQEAMRAATSFAGHPLYALMHEAIYGQGEQPTGWAAERVRAEFPQFDAAAAIEGDGPVLFTGESIHPWHFEVDPALRPLRETAELLAARTDWPPLYDPERLAANQVPVAAAVYHDDMYVDTEHALRTAASIRGLRTWVTNEYEHDGLRAGGPRVLDRLLALVRDDV; translated from the coding sequence GTGAACAGCTACCGGCACCCCGGCATCGTCTTCACCGACCGCTATTTCACGGTCCCGCTCGACCACGGCGATCCGGGTGGCGAGCAGATCGAAGTCTTCGGCAGGGAGGCCGTGGCGAGCGGCAGGACCGACGAGGAGCTGCCGTGGCTGGTCTATCTGGAGGGCGGCCCCGGCTTCGGCGCCCGGCGTTTCGTCGGCGCGGAGGCCTGGCTGGGACGGGCCGTGCGGGAATTCCGGGTGCTGCTGCTCGACCAGCGCGGCACCGGCCTTTCCACCCCGGCCAACCGGCAGACCCTGCCGCTGCGCGGCGGCCCGCGCGAGCAGGCCGACTACCTCGCCCATTTCCGGTCGGACAACATCGTGCGCGACTGCGAGCTGATCCGCCCGCAGCTGACCGGCGGCGAACCGTGGACGGTCCTCGGCCAGTCCTTCGGCGGCTTCTGTGCCGTCCGCTACCTGTCGGCCGCTCCCGAAGGGCTCAAGGCCGTCCTCATCACCGGTGGGCTGCCCTCCCTCGACGCGCACGCCGACGACGTGTACCGGGCCGCCTACCCCCGGATCGAGCGCAAGGTCGCCGCCCACTACGCCCGCTACCCGCAGGACGCCGAACGCGCCCGGGAGATCACCGCCCACCTGGCGGAGCACCGCCCGGAAAGCGCCGGACACCGTCTGACGCCCGAGGGGTTCCAGTCCCTCGGCATCATGCTGGGCGGCGGCAACGGCAGCCACCAGCTGCACTATCTGCTGGAGAACGCCTTCGTCCGTACGCCGCTCGGCACCGAGCTCTCCGACACCTTCCAGGAGGCCATGCGGGCCGCCACCTCGTTCGCCGGGCATCCCTTGTACGCTCTGATGCACGAGGCGATCTACGGCCAGGGCGAGCAGCCCACCGGCTGGGCGGCCGAGCGGGTCCGTGCCGAATTCCCGCAGTTCGACGCCGCCGCGGCGATCGAGGGCGACGGTCCGGTGCTCTTCACCGGTGAGAGCATCCACCCCTGGCACTTCGAGGTGGACCCGGCGCTGCGCCCGCTGCGCGAGACCGCCGAACTCCTGGCCGCCCGTACCGACTGGCCGCCGCTGTACGACCCCGAGCGCCTGGCGGCCAATCAGGTGCCGGTCGCGGCGGCCGTCTACCACGACGACATGTACGTCGACACGGAACACGCGCTGCGCACGGCGGCATCGATCCGGGGCCTGCGTACCTGGGTGACCAATGAGTACGAGCACGACGGGCTGCGTGCGGGCGGACCGCGCGTACTGGACCGGTTGCTCGCCCTGGTCCGGGACGACGTCTGA
- a CDS encoding metal-sensitive transcriptional regulator, with protein MELDMAADELKSVLNRLRRAQGQLAGIIRMIEEGRDCEDVITQMAAVSRALDRAGFAIIATGLQHCMADGGQEPADRDQMRARLEKLFLSLA; from the coding sequence GTGGAACTCGACATGGCGGCCGACGAACTGAAATCGGTCCTCAACCGCCTTCGCCGCGCACAGGGCCAGCTCGCCGGGATCATCAGGATGATCGAGGAGGGCCGGGACTGCGAGGACGTGATCACGCAGATGGCGGCCGTGTCCCGGGCGCTGGACCGGGCCGGTTTCGCGATCATCGCGACGGGTCTGCAGCACTGCATGGCCGACGGCGGCCAGGAGCCCGCGGACCGCGACCAGATGCGGGCGCGGCTGGAGAAGCTCTTTCTCTCGCTGGCCTGA